One window of Candidatus Tokpelaia hoelldoblerii genomic DNA carries:
- the hslU gene encoding ATP-dependent protease ATPase subunit HslU (bhsal12030), giving the protein MSSTFSPREIVSELDRYIIGQNDAKRAVAIALRNRWRRQQLDSPMREEVMPKNILMIGPTGVGKTEISRRLAKLAGAPFVKVEATKFTEIGFVGRDVEQIIRDLVEVAINLVKDRKREEVRARAQLNAEERVLEALVGANASPATRESFRKKLRTGELDDKEIEIEIADNSANNMPSFDIPGMPGAQMGVMNISDIFGKMGGRTKMLKTTVRNSFKPLMEDESDKLLDQDHIVQEALQVTENDGIVFIDEIDKIATRQSNNHTTPREGVQRDLLPLVEGTTVSTKHGQVKTDHILFITSGAFHTSKPSDLLPELQGRLPIRVELNALTREDFRRILTEPEASLIKQYIALMATEDMTLEFTDDAIDALADIAVDLNSNVENIGARRLQTVMERVLDDLSFTAPDKAAARQKIDADYVRKAVGGLAANIDLSRFIL; this is encoded by the coding sequence ATGAGCAGTACATTTTCTCCCCGCGAGATTGTTTCGGAACTTGACCGCTATATCATCGGCCAGAATGACGCCAAACGCGCTGTCGCCATTGCGCTGCGCAACCGCTGGCGCCGCCAGCAGCTTGACAGCCCGATGCGTGAAGAGGTGATGCCGAAAAACATTCTGATGATCGGGCCGACCGGCGTGGGTAAAACCGAAATCTCCCGCCGTCTGGCAAAGCTTGCCGGTGCGCCTTTTGTCAAAGTAGAAGCGACCAAATTCACCGAAATCGGCTTTGTCGGCCGTGATGTCGAGCAGATTATCCGCGATCTGGTGGAAGTCGCCATCAACCTTGTCAAAGACCGCAAGCGTGAAGAAGTGCGCGCCCGCGCCCAGCTGAATGCTGAAGAACGGGTGCTGGAAGCGCTGGTCGGCGCCAATGCCAGCCCGGCCACACGCGAGTCCTTCCGCAAGAAACTGCGCACAGGCGAGCTTGACGACAAGGAAATTGAAATTGAAATCGCCGACAACAGCGCAAACAACATGCCTTCCTTTGACATTCCCGGCATGCCGGGCGCGCAAATGGGGGTGATGAACATTTCGGATATTTTCGGCAAAATGGGCGGACGCACCAAAATGCTGAAAACCACCGTGCGCAATTCCTTCAAGCCGCTGATGGAAGACGAGTCGGACAAGCTGCTGGATCAGGACCACATTGTGCAGGAAGCCTTGCAGGTGACGGAAAATGACGGCATTGTGTTTATTGACGAGATTGACAAGATCGCCACCCGTCAATCCAACAACCACACCACGCCGCGTGAAGGCGTGCAGCGCGACCTGCTGCCGCTGGTGGAAGGCACGACAGTCTCCACCAAGCACGGACAGGTCAAAACCGATCATATCCTGTTTATCACGTCCGGCGCGTTTCATACCTCCAAGCCGTCCGACCTGCTGCCTGAATTGCAGGGGCGGCTGCCTATCCGCGTGGAACTCAATGCACTGACGCGCGAAGACTTCCGCCGTATCCTGACCGAGCCGGAAGCAAGCCTGATCAAGCAATATATCGCCCTGATGGCGACAGAAGATATGACGCTGGAATTTACTGATGACGCCATTGACGCACTGGCCGATATTGCCGTTGACCTGAATTCCAATGTGGAGAATATCGGCGCGCGGCGGTTGCAAACCGTGATGGAACGGGTGCTGGATGATCTTTCCTTCACCGCGCCGGACAAGGCTGCCGCCAGACAGAAGATTGACGCGGATTATGTGCGCAAGGCCGTAGGCGGCCTCGCCGCCAACATCGACCTGTCGCGTTTCATCCTGTAA